A stretch of DNA from Castor canadensis chromosome 2, mCasCan1.hap1v2, whole genome shotgun sequence:
AGAATTTCCAAAATGTGATACAGAGACCCAAAGTGAATATATACTATTGCAAATATGGCAGCAGTAGACTTGCTCAATGTGGGATTGCTACGAAACTTCAGTTTGTAAGAGAAAACAGTGCAGTTATCTGTGAAGCACaataaagcaaaaagcaagacactgaTTTATGAAGGTACTAAAACTCATCCCCAGGGAGCTTCAGAGAATTCAAGGAGTCCTCTCTTCTGAATAGTATTAAATTTCCTAACTCTTTCTAGTTTGCTAAACCAAATTGTGTCCAAATTGCCAATAGGATGGTAATTCAACCTTTATATAAAATTTGTGAAGAGTCTTTTCAAACGTTAAAAAAGGTGTAACCTGgtgctgggggagtagctcagtgataaggtgcttgcctagcatcagaaaggccttgggttccatccccagcatggaaAAAAGTTGTCCACGTGGTTTTTTACTTGCTTCCCCTTAAACCTGTTATTTACTATCTTTCGAGAACAAGTTTTCTTGTCACTCAAACTGGACACAGGCACCCAAGACTAGTGGTTTTCTATTAACCTTATTTTTTCCGGTGCTGAGATTCGAAGCCAGGGCCTTCTGCCCGCTGAACCCATATTCTTCCATTGAGCTACAGTCTCAGTTCCCCATATCCGTTTTTTTTACACACCAACACTGAAAACACGCAATTGTGGTGAAGCCGGCCTCAAAATACCCAGAACTTGGAAACCACTTACATTTCAAGAGATGAATTAAGTGAAAAGACGTGTACAAAGAAGCCATTTTCTATGCTTCTATCGCATGCAACACATTGCACTCCGAGTTACTTTACAAGGCGTCTCTCCGGGATGGCAGAGGCGACAGGGGCAAGAATTGTGCACAGCTGCAAATTTGCACCGACGTGGCGTGAGCCAGCGCTGGCGTTGCTAGGGAATCTGCAGCCGGGTGTGGGCCGCAGGTAGCTTGAGGGCCCACCCCGCCCTCACGGGGGCGTGTCCATCCACAAGATTTTCCTCCGAACCAATCGGGAGGCGGGCTGGAGGGGGCGCGGctcgggggcggggcggggcccggCCGTCGTGGCTCCTCGGCCGTGAGCTCGATCGCAGAACTGGCTTGGAGCTCGAAGCGCGGCGCGGGCGGGTGGGTTTCCCCGCAGGCCATGGAGCGGCTGACGTTGCCTCCGGGCGGCGCGGCGGCGGTGGACCAGTACCTGGAGTACCGGAGGTGAGGCAGTGGCGGGGACGAGGACTCTCGCGGCTGGCCCGGCCCTCCTAGCCCGGGAAGCAAGCAGTGGTGTCTCTGGCGGGGAGACCCGGTGGGTGGGCGAGCGCTGGGGCTCCGGGAATCCGTTCCCAGACTGTGCAGGGAGGCCTAGATTAATTCCAAGTTTCATCTTTCTGTAATTAAATATGCCGACGCGAAGCTCTATTCAGTAATGAGTCTCTTCTGAGACCACTTAAGAGGCCTCCCCTTCCAAGAGGGATTATTAACTCTAGATTTATGCCTGAGTTCAATTGCTTTCCCCtcagcccctccccccttctctttaTAATTGGCCGTTGAAGAATTACGCTTTTGAGTATTCTGGGCATGTAAAAGTTTAGCTGCCATCAAGTTTGCATGTTAATTCAGTGACCCCGTAAGTCGTGAACTTCTGAAGGTGCTGGATTTAGGAGAAAGATCACCAAAAATACACCTGTCCACTTCTGTACACTTTTGAAGAGATTTCTCCTGAAACAGGAAATGCAGCCACTCCTTTGGCTTGAGGACACTGTTCTGGTCCCTGGCAAAGGCCCATGCACCTGTGatagtattttgtttgttttccgtCACCTAAGAAAGGTTCGACATTGGGAGTCTGGGCTATGGGAGACACAGAAGACTGGCAGGAAGACCAGCAGTTGAGGCCGGGAGGATGGATGTGTGTACAAATCAGAGGTGAGACCATCCTGGTGTGGCCTGGGACACCTGAGCAGAGGGGCTGCTCTGCTAAAAGGTGGTGGCCCCACATCACTCCCGGGGTGTCCAGGCAGATGAGTTTCCTGGCTGACTGCAAGCTAGTGTAGTTTTTGGGCAATGCTTAGAACTCCCTGGAAATTCTGAGCAGGAAAAGTGAGATTGAGGAGCGTTAGGTGGGTGTAGGTAAACCTGGGAGTCCTGGGCCTTGGCAACCACCATCTAGCTCTTACCCAGAGCAGAGCCGGCTCCTTTGGCCTTGGATTCTCTAGCTTTTCCCTGGGTGGAAGTCACAGGGCCCTAGTGTTGACTGAGAATTTAGATACTTAGGTAGCTGGATTATGGGCCTCCAGCTGACTCTTGCCCAGAAAATACTAGGCACAGTCCTGTGGGAATTATTTTTGTAAGCATAAATATCACAAACACTTCCTTTTACAAAGACATTGTCAGATTCTTTACTTACGTCAGAATTTGGGAAAGGTGGGAAAAGTGGACTTGGGTGTCTGGATATGAAGGGGTGGATGGGAAGGCCTAAAGATGAATTTCCATCAGAAACACTTtccttcttcagttttccttaatTTAGTCTTGCCTACAAGCTTTGGTGGGAGGCTGTTGGAGAGGAAGTGTAGTCTTTTACTCAAAGTGTAGGAAGCATGGATGGTGACACATCCCTTGAGAGCTTCTTAGAAAAGCATTCTCAACATAGATCCCCTTGAGATTCTGGAAATACAGTAAAGTTAGAGCAGCTCTGGTTTAGATCTTGAATATCaataatcttttatttaaaagatcCGCATTCATCTGAAGATCTTCCTAGTATCTGGTGGTATTCTTTGTGATAGCTGTAATAAAGTGAAATGGTTCAAACTTTTCTTAGAATAAAATGCCTTACAAAAACGATTGTACATCTAGACTGTTTAAGTAAGGAAGACTGTGTTGGTTTTGCAGCTTCtgaattgtttttttattttctacctcAACTAACTGTTTTGAAGTATGGAGAAAAGTGTGTATTGCACAAAACATTATGTAGCATTCTGCAAATCACCCTTTTATCACTATTAAAGGAGACATTTCTTCCATTTTGAACAACTTTTAATTGTGCTTTCTTTTTGCTCCAGGGAGgcactctttatttattttttcatagaaatagtGGGGGCTTAATTTTTCCCATAAAATGTTGGAATCTGAAATTAAACAATGAAACTTCTGATTACCAAACACACAGATGTGGGTTTGAATTTGTGCAAATCCCAGTGTGTTTTTAGTCATACAAGTTTAAGATCCTGGCCAGGGTTTGGGTCAGTCATGTTGgctctgtattgatttttttttcctttttttttttgggggggatactatttttaaagaatgaaagcaGAAGGTTTagcacctttttatttttatttaaaaattttcttttcagcccagactagcctggaacttgctctggaatccaggttggccttgaactcataatcctcctgcctcagcctcctcagtgctgggaatataggtgtgcaccaccacatctgtctTAGGCTGTAGCTTTtagtaagaagaaggaatatgtTTGCTTCAGAATCAAAGGAGAAATTGGGCTGATTATTGCTAATCCTCCACTGATAAACCCTGATCAGTAAACTCAGATATTTTGAAATCGACTTTTAATTTATAATCTTTTATATAGGAAGAGTAGGGGAGAAGGATTTCTTTTCTCAGTTATCAAAAGGTTCATGACTGAGGCACCTTACTAAGAGAAAGCTTACAAATTTACCTAAGTTTTATGTGACATAGGAGCCTTGGAAGACAAAGACTGAAAGAAATAGGACATCCTGTGCATTTCATGCTTACGTTTGATGAAGAGTGGACAGTCTTCAGATTCAGAGATGGGTGATTGAAGCACAGAAGAATATTGTCTAGTGGCAACAAACTGGAGGAACTTAGCAAGGCctgtttgttcagattcttctctgTGTTGTGCTTTAAAGATAAGTGTGTTCCTTCCTCCCAGATAGAGGGAGGACACCTCTGGAGTTAAGGTCCTATGACCTGTTTTCAGGGAAGAAGAATGTGGGGAAGGTGAGAGTAGCTTTCctgcttttcctgttttcttgaCTGCTAAGGTGCCTGACAAATTTTGGGATAGCATATCCTGAATTCTGTCAGAAGCACAAGTTTTATTGTCATTGTATATAAGGTAATTCACAtgtatttaaagtaaaaatttaaagtcaAAGCAGCCTTTCTTTTCAATAGACAACGATGGAGTTTAGaattttttggcggcactggaatttgaactcagggccctgtggcTGAATTTTAACTTGGAAGATACTTGAAGCTTAAGACAATTATTTCTTGTAgaattgttggtgaggatgatgGAGGGAAGTTATTTACTCCTGAAGAATATgaagaatacaaaagaaaagttttacctAAGCGCTTACAGAACAGATTATTTGTGAGCTGGCGGTCACCAACAGGAATGGATTGTAAACTTGTTGGCCCAGAGACACTGTGCTTTTGTACACATAGGTAAGAtattttattgctgttttctgatgatgagaaaataaaaactatggcAAAACATATGCTCCTTCTATAAATAACACTGATgattaagaaacatttaaaagtaggcttttataaaatacagtaaaaatgtctaaagGTTTTTAAAGCTATAATTAATGAATATTTGTGATACCCTGTTAGAATTCATCCTTGAGTCTGTCACCTTAAGCAACTTCTCTCTTGCCATTGGTAAAAAGATATTGATGCTCCTGGGGCTTTGCCAGGGATCTTTCAGTTTGCTGGGGAGCAGAGTCTATTGGAAAAGGTAGACGATGGCAGTCAGACTGCAGAACTGTTTTACACAGTTGCTTGAATTGATCCACACTGGTCACGTGATCCATCTACAAATAGATGCATTTCTTCTCAAATGGACTCACAACCTTTCACATCTTAATGAACTACTGTGTTGATACCTTTCCtcatcatcttttttctttttgcttttgttttggtcttttgagacagagtctcactatgtagcccaggtgaactaggaacttgtgatccttctgcctcctaagtatttggattatatgcatgtaccaccatgcttggcctgaGACCTTTCTTTGAACAAAAATATAagcatgctgttttttattacaAATGGCAGTGTTCCAAGAAAATCACACAGGGGAAGAAGACATGAAACGTCAGTCATTACTTATTTGGTCTGTGTCTGAGGTTCCTATTTtgttgtttcaaaacaaaactctgCTTCAGAGTTTACCTCTGTCTCACAGTTGTAAAGACCATATTGCTCTGCAGAAAAATCTCTGAACCTATTACATGTTTTCAGGTAAcaactttttaactttttgttctAAGGGGAACTGCCCTGTTTCGAAAGCAGTCTCTGGGTCTGTTTCATGAGAGACTCTTTGTATGGTTGCTATTTACAGAGCTGTATTTGCGGGAGGTTGTTAGGCAGTTGCCAGGATGAGTAATGTACATAGATCAACTGTAAACTTATCTAGCAACCTTAACTAAAAACACTGGAGGAATGGAGGATAAGGGATGTGTTGATATCTGTCAGAATTAAACACAGGTTTGGTGAATTTGTGATGGTTTTAGAGtttattcttaataaaaatttaatagcaATTTCTTATCTATCTATAATTTGAACAGCATAGAATTGCCCCTCAATAACCCAACCCAACTTTGATGGAGAAATTTTTCTGTTGCACTGGTCACTCAGTAAGATCTCTATCCAAACTTGTTTTCCtgttataaaagtaatacatggTTATTAAGGAAAATGGGGAATTTACCAGAGCCAGCCACTGTGAGTACTTTTTGCTTTATCTGTACAACCTTTTCTTTGCACAGTTCATTTAGTTGttaattttgtgtatgtataaatattgAACTATTCTTTCATGACACACTTACAGAAATGTGTTTCTACATGGGTGTGTAGTAATCTCAGACAAAGGTTTAGATAGCTGCTCGATATTCTAGCTAGTCGAGTGGTGTTTGTTGTGTTCCTTGGAGGTGTGGGTGAGACTGAGTTCTGCACCAAGTAacagggcagggtgggggaagggagatctGCTTTTACCTGCTTTATATGTGGTATTATGGGTCTgtgaaagtttttatttaaagagAGAATTTTACAACAAAGGACTTTGAAACTACCCTCTAATAATTTATCCATTTCCAAATGTTAATaaacatctatatctatatataatttttgctattataattattgatccgttttcatatgtttataaatatatctatgcctatatataattttttgctattataagtATTACTGCTAATACTGTCTTTATGCACAAAGGTTTTTCCatatgagaaattattttcttaggatatattttccaaaatgaactTTTGGGCTTAAAGGATGGACCTTTGAATTGGTTCTTTCAGTATATTCTTGACAGTCACTATATGTAATTGTAAATTACATAattataagggtttttttttttttttttggtggtactggggtttgaactcaggactttgagcttgaaaggcaggtgctctaccaattgagccatatccccagccctttttgctctggttattttggaggtagagtcttgctttttgcccaggccagcctggactgcaaacctattttaaacttcccaccatcactgggatgacaggcatgcatcaccacacctagcttttttatgttgagatgggatcttgaatactttttttgcctggcctggcttagAACTGCTGTCCTCTCTATCTCAGCCCCTGGAgaagcttgggatgacaggtgtgagccaccatgaccagcttttcaatggtagagatggagtctcatgaactatttgcctgggctggtcttgaaccatgatcctctgatctcagcctcccgaatagttaggattattggtgtgagccactggtgcccagctaaattacatatagttatttattttttttaaaaaaacctttggTTCTTTTTGCTAAGTGAAAAATGGTATGCCATGGATAGTTTAACTTACATTCCTTAGATCAACATCAAGAATAAATGTGGTATTATTTTACTAAGTAATACCTTAAGAGAAGGAAGCAACTGACCTATTACTTACAAATTAGTCTGGGAGTATAactcagtaatagagcacttgcccagcatgctcaaagccctgggttcaccccactaccacaaaaacaaagcaaacaataacaacaatacaACTCTTGCAATGTTTTAACAgtcattaatttattttgatgttGAAAGCTAAaagttattcaaataaattacatTAGTACATGTTTATTGAACTTCAACTGTAAAGAGCAAAGCATCAGAATAAATGTAAGTTATGcactttgataaatatttttataaaacttttttcatACTCTGAGGATATGAATCCATATTAAAGAGTCGTAATAGCTGGGagcctatggctcacacctgtaatcctagctactcaggaggcagagatcaggaggatcacggtttgaagccaggcttggcaaattgttcatgagcccatatctcaaaaaaatccattacaaaaaaggactggtagagtggctcaaggtgtaggccctgattcaaaccccaatcccttCCCCTCCACAAAAACAATGCTGCAGTGGCAAGTATTTTAAAGGAATTATATTTCTTGATATTGCTGTGAAACTTCttaaatagctaaaaaaaaaaaaaaatctaaatctaaaAATGTGAAGACTTCCTTTAGCCAAAGCTGATAGAAATATTCCACATAGGAAAGTTTTCACTTTATTATTAGGAATAACAAAAggacaaaaccaaaaaatgaatCACATTTGCATTTAATGTAATAGATATTGTGATTTTTGGCAATACCTGGattgtgtttgtatttatttccttttacctTTTTAGGTATAAACAACATAAAACTGACTTTGAAATGATTCCACAGCAGCGCCCCATTGATCTGCCTTGCCGAGTGACTGGCTGTCCGTGCAGGGCTTATCACTATGTCCCTCTGAGTGGTGCCCAGCCCATTCGTTGCAGGTGCAAACACTTTGCTGACCAGCACAGCGCTGCACCTGGCTTCGCGTGCACTGTGTGTAAGTCACAGAGTCCTATAGGGACATAGGGCACACTGTTGTCTTTACTGAAATCTAAGTATGTTTGGTATCAAGTTTGTTCAGCTATAGAGTTAATGGTAAACAACCCAAAATTTAATAATAGATACTTCTTAGTATGGTTAATAATCACATATCCCAATGTCATATAATTTAAGTAATagtaatagattttttttggtggtattgtggtttgaactctgacTTGCTAGGCTATTGCTTGAgtgacacccccagccctttttgctttagttattattcaaatagggtcttatgcttctgcccagccagcctggactgagatcctcctctttatgcttcccaagtagccaggcacatgccaccatacctggcttattgattgaggtga
This window harbors:
- the Fam221a gene encoding LOW QUALITY PROTEIN: protein FAM221A (The sequence of the model RefSeq protein was modified relative to this genomic sequence to represent the inferred CDS: substituted 1 base at 1 genomic stop codon) — its product is MERLTLPPGGAAAVDQYLEYRRIVGEDDGGKLFTPEEYEEYKRKVLPKRLQNRLFVSWRSPTGMDCKLVGPETLCFCTHRYKQHKTDFEMIPQQRPIDLPCRVTGCPCRAYHYVPLSGAQPIRCRCKHFADQHSAAPGFACTVCSKCSGFHSCFTCACGQPAYAHDTALETKREXLAQGKPVGQDVPYAAMGGLTGFSSLADGYMRLDDSGVGAPSSEFLDSPVTAMDHPFLKALKAPETLTDGNEAGTSSQISSIRRSEEDDMAFFERRYQKRVNF